The window CGCTTGTTCGCGCGCGCATCAGGAGTATCAGTCTCTGCGGGCGGCAATCACCAGCCCATTGCTCTATTTCGATGCGCCCCGCGGCCTAGAACGTAAAGTGCGCTCAGCGGTCAGAAAAGCTGCGCGTGCCGAGACATCTCGTCCCGCTTGGCGCTGGACTTGGAATTGGAAACTTCCAGTGTGGCTTGCTCCATTCGCCGCGGCGGCTTTGGTTACGGTTGTTACTTTGCATTTGTGGACTCAACACTGGACGGAGGATCAAAGAGTGCAGGAGATCCTCTCCGCCCACGTCCGTTCACTCATGGTCAACCATCTCTTCGATGTGGCCTCCGCAGACCCGCACACCGTCAAACCCTGGTTCACCGGCAAACTGAATTATTGACCACCCGTAATCGACCCGACGGCCGAGGGCTTTCCGTTAATCGGCGGGCGATTGGATTACGTGGCCGATTCCCCCACGGCGGCCGTCGTATATCAGCGCCGGAAACATTACATCAATCTGTTCATCTCGCCCGCCAACCAAACCGTAACGACCAAAGAGGATCTCCTGACACGGCATGGTTACAATATGCTCCACTGGCTGCAGGGCGGGATGGAGTATTGGGCTGTGTCCGATGTCAACAAGGGCGACTTGCAACAATTCGTTTTGTTAGTGAGGAAGGAAGCG is drawn from Verrucomicrobiia bacterium and contains these coding sequences:
- a CDS encoding zf-HC2 domain-containing protein, yielding MSCEDTKNQLHAYLDAELDSVRRVEFEEHLKGCPACSRAHQEYQSLRAAITSPLLYFDAPRGLERKVRSAVRKAARAETSRPAWRWTWNWKLPVWLAPFAAAALVTVVTLHLWTQHWTEDQRVQEILSAHVRSLMVNHLFDVASADPHTVKPWFTGKLNY